Below is a genomic region from Cloeon dipterum chromosome 2, ieCloDipt1.1, whole genome shotgun sequence.
GGGCGCATTAATAACTGGggcgatgaatttttaaaaagcaggaACACTCAATCTTGGCTTGGAAATCGTCTCCCCGCCAGCAATGTATGATGTAAATGGGTTTCTGCTCGCGAAAGGAAAATGAGTTCGCTGAATCCGTCAGCCTCTCAAAGAGATTACCatcaagcaatttaatttgttctggTGGGGAAATGGAAgaatcctttttaatttagtttttactgGAAGTGGAGTAGTCGGATCACTGCATATTTGACTTGGCAATAATATGGTCAGGGTGAAGTCACTTGTGCTGGTGGCTAATGAGATTTTCCCCCAGACCTAATTAGTAAAATATCTGCCACCCATGTGGAAACTTTTGTCGTTTCATTCAACTTCATACAGTGTAAAGCCTTTTTACTAAACTAGAAGAATTAGAGTAGGATAAAAAAAGTGGTCATTGTTGCGTAgtgagaaaaatataacaaaaaagcAACGCCTTTATTCAATGCAAACAAGGAAATCTTGCACGAAATATAAAGGAACGTCAAAGTCGGAGGAATGCgagggaatttttatttttcaaaatatattcttttGTCAATGTCTCCGTGATATCAAAGAGGTGGTCTGATTTCCAAGCTATTCATATGTCTACACTTCTCGTTCCGTTTCTTGCTTCGCTTTGTGAGTCTCTTTCTcggttttttcattttcctaacAGCAGAATTTGGAATATCACGTTTTAACCTTTTTATAGCTTTGTAACAGCGACGAAATTTCTGGATATTTTCCtctagcaaaaataaatactgaatttaaaattatttgatttagccAACTAGACCTAATGCCAACTACGGCACTCAAGCAATTTGCACATATTTGAATCTTaacgattttcaaaaattagaatcaGTAGAATCTAGATTTTAAAAGGCACTCTTTTAGTTTAGAAATTCATGAAATCCAGGCTGTCATAGAAGCAATCTGACACGAGCTTCTTTAAGGATAATCTTATGCACATCAAATTTCCTCTCTTgcacagaaaaattcaatcagagCCAGGTTTTTCAAATGTCCAGTTTAGATCctggatttttttgtcttcCCTGTAATGGTTGACCAGTACTGGAAGTCGGCCTTTTTCACAAACAGACATGTGTTCAGACGACACGCCTGCAATGGCTtccactttttaatatttaaaagcaactaGCATCACACAACTGTGACAAAcggctgtatttttttaatcatatggGCTTTTGcctatcgattttaaacatttttgaactGTGATATAAATACTGTAACTTTATATGTGACGCCGctaatattaaattgtgaacgtttgcttttatttgtttgttgatGTCCGTTGTACACTctagagttaaattttcaatttgtgacTTTGTGacaagaaatcaaatttatgtcttgtgaaatataaaatcccCAAGGCCGAATTCAATGCAGAACATGATGGAGAGCAACAATAATTCCAACATAGAAGTCTCTAAACTACTTTGGGCGTCGCGAATTAGAAGTTTCTAAGCTCTCGTGAAAATTAGTTGGGAGTGGGGCATTTTGCTCGCTCACCCTCACAGCGAGTCGAGTTTGATTACTCTCCCATTGTAATTCCACAAGAGGGAGAAAGAGACTCACCCAATGGCATTTGTTGTGCGTCGCCAATAAATAAACTTCTCCACTTTCTGGTCTGATAAACGCAAAAGCAATTATCCCGTAACAGCGAGACCAGAATTTATCAAGTCACAGAACGCCGTCAACAACAAAGCAAACTATAACAGGCCTTGATGTAGCTCTGAGAGTAGTTGTGCGAGATCGTAATGTCGAAAAAGAGGCCGATGAGCATTCGGTAAGAGGGTTAAAAGGCTCATCTATCAATCGGCGCGATGGGTCAATAAAAAGCTTGGGATCCTTTGCGACGGCGGGCGTATCCAAATTCGCCTATCCCCAGTAGAAACCGTATGAATGTCAGCGATATTGAAGCATCAAGGTCCAATATTGATGTGCGAGGGCGGCCATAATGAAATATCCGAACTGACGAAGACAACCACTCAATAAATCAGTTTTCCAATCCTTACTGCGTACGATTGATCATTGTTTAGTGCTCGACTGAGTGGCTGACGGCAAAAACTTTGCTTTATTTCTCTCATTGTGGCACTTTGCCTAACAGGCGCGAAGACTTAACTTTTGTTACCGTTCACAAAACTTTTGCTATTGTTCAATGTACTAAAGAAGCTCTAAGTCCCACAACGAGGTGGAAAAGTTCCATAAAAAACTCACTGGAAAGTTTAACTGCCAGATTAGCTTTTTACTCCCAACACAAGAATATACCCACTTCTTGTAATTTAtagatcaaaatttgaaagtaatagtaaaatattttcaataaaaaataaagtgtccTACCTGAAGAGGAGGAAACCCAAGCCAGTGACTGCGGCGCGACGAACATCATCGTTGACATCAGAAACAGCGACGTGCAGCAGCTTCCTGATAGCCTCATTGTGGCCTGTGCCACAATAAGCCATAGCAATGGTGTACATACCAGAGCGTCTGAGAATGGGATCTTTGTCGCCAATGAGAGTGTCGATGAGGGTGTCAGCTTCCTCCAAGCGTCCATACATGGTAAGAGAAATGCCAACTGCCAAGCCTCGAAGGATTTTCTCATGCTGGGTCTCTTGAGCGTACTGATTTTACaacacattatatttttatcagtgCGAAGTTTTCTCATAAGTtagacacaaaattttaatactgaAAGTAATGAACAAGCCCGTCTATTGAAGCAATAGGTTTTGAAGAAACACGAAAATTATATGATCTAATAGCAATAGTTACCCCGATCATGTCTCCAATGGCATCAGCAGACTGAGAGCCAAGCATAACCATTCCCATGGCTATTCCGGCAGCCTCTCCAGTAACTGCATCATCTTGATACAAGTTATACTTCAGCTGCTCATAGGCATCCTGCCTATGTGTGCCTATAGCTGCCAAACCAAGGCCGAGACATCCTCCATGGCGAACCATCTGAATAGATCATTATTAGAAAATCTTCTCTGCAACAATTACTAGGCTCTTGCCTCATTCTGAGCGTCTTTGAGTTGTTGCAGAAGATAGTCGCAGATGGCTGTGCCATGATTGGCGTGGATCAGGCCAAGCGCATAGAGACCGCCACCCTCGGAATAGCCTGAGGAGGATCCAGTTTCCTTAGGGAGGTAGCTCTGCATTAGAGTCAAGGCGTCAGTCTCGTGGCCTCGGTGAACCACTCCAAGAGAGGCAGTAGCTGTCAACTTTGCCCAGTTTGTAGCTCTTGCCAGCCATTCAAGATTTTCCCTgtgacatttaaattattttgttttgaaatttcacatTTCTTTAGACTCTTATTCACCTCAAAAACTGGTCGGAAGTAGTGCCACTGTGCATGAAAGCGTTTGCAATAACGGTAGCTGTGTGGCAGATGGACACTCTCACTGCATCTTTGGTTGCTTTCAAAATAAGCATGTCCGTGTGGTTGGTGCGAATGAGGAACTGCAGATGAAGTTCAATGGTGACAGTTCCCGATAGGATTTTAGCCAGCTTCTCAAACCGCCCTTGTTGCTCTCGCACTTCTGGACTCTATTCCAATATATAGATCATAAAACTGCACATATATATCagtacacaaaaataaaaataccttcTGAGATAGATCAGCAACCACCTTCTCTCCTTcaactttttcctttttctcatCAAAAGGTATGGGTGCACTTGCTTTCAGAGTTTGCAATACCTGACCAAGGAATTGCTGGGTGGCTGAGTCATAAAGATCAAATGCAATTTGATACGCCATCAGGGCATTGTCCTGAAAGTTTGATAAATATCTCTAAGCTTGTAAAGAAGTTAAAAGTTAGTAGGATATACTTCATTCGTCTGGACAAGTTTTGTGAGCAACTGAGCCACAGACAAGGGGTCTTCCAAATAGATGAGGCATTGGACCATGTTAACATAGTCTGGAGTATATAAATTCCGGTATAGCTTCACCAGGCTGCGAAGAACCTCGTGGCGGAACTTTCTCTGGTGAATGAGGGACATGGCTACTTTGAAGGCGTAGCTCAGCATTTCTGCTTTGTCCTCCTGTAACGAAAATTTGATTGGCACTATGTCTTAAACATAAATATACCATCACAATTAAAGTGATTTTCCTTTTATGAATTGAAAAGTAAACAGTTCATTTGTGAAAATGATGTATTTGATCTTTGGGACTATCCCTTATGAAACGTTCATTCCCAAGTGATAGTTAAaaggtatttattttactggaATTCCTTCAGTAAATCTAGGCTTTTTCAGAGATTTTTCTGAGttctaaaagcaaaaataacatGAAAGCAGCTTTTCCCTCAATaaggaataaaatgaaaaactaaaacatcTCCtgtagctttaaaaaaattatttagagtaCTTGGCTcatattttagaatattctTCAGTCTCCTGAATTAATCGAAATCTGAATGAgcatttgagttttttttagtgatttttcGTCTTTGTGAATTGGAATGTATGCGAAAGTCGACAGGAGCATGATGTGCTCAGACCGGCAGAAAGAGAATGTTGCTAGCTGAGAGCAAGAGTGTCTCATTGAAGGTGGATTGGTCACAGCTGACAAGTCCAGGATTGTCATTAAGCATTGTTGTTGGGGATATTAGCGATGAACTGATTTCCAatcatcaaattattaatcttGTGTCACAAAATCCCAGCGACGCAACAGCAAAAAGCGTTTGTAACGCGTTAGAGTGAGAATTTTACACTATGCTTACAGAGCAACACAGCTAagtattcaaaatataatgcGCAAATTTTCACAAGCGAATTGTTGAAACATTTTGCCAAATGGTTCAATGATACTTAGTAGTGAACGCCACGTTATCATCAGCAAGCCAATTCAGTtgtgtgaattaatttactcgttaaaaatggccaaatcATACAAGTAtgtatcagaaaaaaatcaacaatgatCCAGTTACAAAGATACCACAAgaatatatcatttttttagttaataaaaatgaagttcTTACAGCACGGGTGATGGCATCTTCAAACACATCCATGCTCCTAGTCTCCAGAGCAATGCCAATGGCCTGGCGGTACTGTCCCTCTGCAAGACATCGGTCGAACATGTTGCGGACAATGTTGGTGAGGCGCTCGTCGATAGCACCACCATTCAGGTCGCCGGCCTCAGCCAAACGAACGCGCTGAGCAGTGTACTGGTCAATGCACTTAGCTATaaaaggcaattttaaaagtttttaggCGACCTCTGAGAATTTAGCTTGATTATTAGAATACCAATGATAGTGTCAACATATTCAGTGCGGGAGTTCACATCAAAGAGCTCTCCAGCCCCCAAAGCATAAGTCAAAGAGTCCTCAAAGGAGCCCAGATGGAAGTAGACTTTGCTAGCCACCAGAGCCGCCAATTTCCGTTGAGAGAAATTCTGGTCTTCATACAGGATCTCActagatatatatataaatcaatttaaatttttttagtcatttaaaattataaaatttttacatctttTCAATAGCTTCAGATATCTCTGGCCAAAACTGGTCTACTATGGTGTCCAACTGCTTCAGAGCGTAGATCTTCAGCTCTGGCATCGGCTCCGAGAGCAGCGATAGAATACCggctaaaaatgtaattaaactATAATGTTATTATCTGGAAATACTACGTTGcttcgtttaaattaaaagcctaTTTTGCATAATAAAACACCACACAAAATACATCAGTTGAATTATCTGTAATGATTTGATGAAAGTTGAGTCACTTAAAACCATTGGGTTCATGAGTTTGATTCCAATTTagcatcttttaatttaaaaacaaatgtaTTCATTCTTAAAGCACACTTAAATGAGAGACTTTTCAAGTGGAAATGATGAATTATCTAAATTTACTCACCTGCGCTAGTAAtcatcattttgaaattgatttgcagATGCAGAAACAGAATTTAACGACGCAAGACGCAACTTTGCTCTTCTTCAGCAATATTGTTTTTGCTTGTCACGCCGCCAGCTGGATGGCTTGGGTTAGCTTCGGTGATCTGCCACTGCCTCGCCGGTGCGCTTCAAGTTGTAACGCCAAACGCCAGCGCTTGTGTGGGTTGTGTTGTGGGACACGTCAATATTGTGTCCaaatccaaaacaaaaattttgttggcGAGAATTTCTAGCAATGGAtttcataaattcaattcCGACGCACATGGTAAGCgaaagaatatatttatttcgtaCCTTTTTATGcctcatattaaattattttgtttgattagGACTATGATGGGCAGAAACGAGCAGAAAATCTTTCCAGATTGATCATCACACTCTTCGGGGTTTGTACATTaatccattaattttattgagaacTCATTTATACACGTTaattaatcgaaaaaattCTCTAACCTAGCGTGACTGTGTACCATGACGTGCACAATTAAAGCACCTATAATTCACATccaaaaatgctaaaaatgtgTGTGAAACATTATCATAATACAATATGTAATTCGGATAATGTTATTACTGTAGCTGTAGATATTATGTATAATATACACACATAATAGGATTTAGTATTAACCTTTTACAACATTTAAGGGGTTTcactttcataatttaaatgatgaatGCAAttcaacagttttatttttcttgttcaatgctttaattagtttaattctAGGTTGTTGGACTTGTCTGGGGATACATCATCCAGCAATTCTCCCAAACTGTTTACATCCTCGGCGCCGGCTTTGTGCTTGCCTGTTTGGTAAGCAGATTATTACCTTAGTCCTTAAATGTTTCTTGTCCACTTAAAAAGTCTATGAGCGCTGGTCGTTCTCAATAAGTTGAGATTTTTCACATTATGTGCAGTTTGTCCTGAAGCAATAAACCCCACCCAGTGTTAATTTGCTTGgatttctctctcgcgcttAGCTGTTTCCTAGCACAGAAAATATTGACAATCTTTCACCAAGTTTCccataattcatttaaaaaaatgcggtaGACTTGattccatttttatcttttaattcgTAATTTACAGTTGACTGTTCCCCCTTGGCCCATGTACAGGAGAAAACCTCTGCAATGGCAGAAGCAAAAAGAATCTGAGTCTACAACACATTCCAAgtcaaagaagaagaagtaaaTATTTCTGTTATTAATGCACAAACTGGTTGAATTACTGATTTTgttattcatttcattttctttttatctccAGTGAATAAGCGTCTTGTGTTAATGTTGAACGGGCtacaatttctttaataattaaaaaagcataaattaCGTGTTGTGATGTTTAATTTACATCTTTGACATAGCAGTGAAAGTTAAGACTTACATGCACAAGATTTGGCTggcaagtaaataaaaaaacaactttGTATTCAGTAGTGTACTTAGAAAATACAGCACAAAAGTGATGACTCGCAAAGATTAAATGCTGTGAGGGACTTAGAAGATGGGAATGTGGAACTTACACAAACAACGATGAATGTTCTGGCATGCAAAAATTGCCTAAGTCATTTACTCAGTTTACGCGCCAGTTGCATACTTAAAACGCTCACTCGCACGAATTATTTCTCCAGCGTGAAATAGACACGGATAATTTACATGGCCTGATGATTGCACAAATTcaacttgcaaaattaaacgtCTTAGGATATCAAATGCAAACTCAACACTGAACATGAAAATATGTTCCCAAAATTACAGCATTCTACCATTCAAACATTTGCTCCTTAAATGATCTATGAAATCTAGTTACATGGCTTCAATACACAAGGCACATAAATTAGACAAATAACTAATTTTGGCAGcaacaaataacaatttagAAGACAAGTGCTAAATGACTCTGAATGGTCATATAAATTAAGAGTTGGAAGAAGAAACATTAAATGCTTTTCAAGatgtttcaattcaattttccatttttggtAGGGGTGCTGTTGTGGTTATTGGACTTAGTTAAGTCATCATCAGTTATTGGCGATGGAAATTCATCATCGCTTGAGGAGCTCCTCACGTCGCCGTCcatctgaatttaaaaatacagttagCTTCtcatgttaaaatatattagggTTTTATACCTTTCCAGCCATAATTGAATTCTGTACAATCCTGAGGATGAGGTATGTCCAACCAATGTGCAGGACAAGTAACAAAAGCAGAAGTGAGTTGAAAATGTAGTACGCTGGGAACATCTCTACGACTGTAGGTGCTTCAATGGATGTCCTGCATGCAAATCAAATATGAGCTCATTGTCCAAGGAAATTGCACCAAAACTTACGCCTTGATGATCCAGAATGGGTACACAATTAAACGGGACACGATCCATACGCAGGTGAAAAGCGCGAAAATGCAGTCACAGATCCTTTGGTAGTTAGCATATTTGGCTGCCTTTGCACCCTGCAAGTGAATGAATAAACATTGGCAAAGAATTTACAGATTTTTAATAGAACTTACATCCAGGAATATATCGGCAATATCATGTACTATGATGACCAGAGATCCAATTCTGTAGAGGTTGCAAACCCAGCTGAAACTCATCAGCAACAGGGTGGCGATGTGATGAACGAACATTTGCCAAAAGTCTTTGCGTTTCACGTCAAAGAACTGAGAGAAGGTCAGGGACCAGTAGAAGGCCATATTGGTCATGTAGTACCACCAAAGATCATTTGTCAGGTGTTGATGAGGATAGTTGTACCAGCAGTGGTTGATGTCCTTGAACCACACTTTGTCATGCAGCACGTAGATGCCGTATGTAAAAGAAATGGCATAGTAGAAGCAGCGCCAACTGTAAAACAGGAATTATTAACGCCTAATGCTTAATGCTTCATTCTTAAGACATGCAAATCCCCAGAGCTGATATTTCAAGGTTTTATGTATATTGCCATTCATTGTTATTATGATTTATGACGTTTTAGTATGGACTGACTCAGGGAATTAGTATAAAGTGCTGCGAGTGTGAACTTTGCTCCAGCATCATACCATTTTAACGAGTCAGCCGAATTCAAGTGACCCAAATGTTATCAGTAGTTTAAATAAGAGACAAGAGAGCCGATGAGGTGACTCGCTTCTaccagaaataattatatagttATTAATCACCGTCCTTATCAATTTCGTAAATCATTAGAGacgcaaaattttatctggTATGAGCAATCGGCGTGTCTGTTCTTTATCTTACCTTGACTCACAAAACTTGGTCAGCGTAGTGGGCCTGTCTTGGCTCCTCCTCAGCCTGAGCCATCGTTCGATTTGCCTCTCGGAAATGTCCAGTTGTTTAGACAAGCCCTGAATCTAAAACAATCatgctcattttaaattctgatcATGCACAATCATGCGCTTACACCGAAGCGATAACTCACCAGTTTGTGTGTATGCGGGCCTTTTATTTTCGCATAGGCTTTCTCCAAAACAGCATTAGGTGGGGCTCGTTTTGACTTAACGTTCTTGAGGCCAAGGGCAACCCCGAGGGGTGCAAACATCACCCTGTAAACACATAACACGACAAATCAGacgaaaatataatattatcaAAGATTTATTGATAAGAATGTTGCGTCCATTTATTCGAGAAAAACATGCTTTCCGGcctttaattgttttcataaTGCGTAGCATCGTATGTTTTGTGGCTCAAAGGGGAGCTGGTATAAGCTGCCCCTTTAATTTCCGGTGAAACATGGTTTTGTGGTGCCGCATTTAGTACCCGAATGGGCGTGTCACGTGACATTGCGTGACAGGGCGAGGTTTCCTTGCCGGCTTTTCCTGGCTTGACTCATGTCCTTACCTCTCACACACTAGACGAATGACCAAAACCATCAGGGCCATAGGGATGGGGTAAATCAGGTCGGTTGAGATGGTGTGCTGAATCACGTCATTTTTGGAAACATCTTCCCACGTCGAGTTTGGAGGCAGCCACACGTGCCTGCTCCAAAATCGGTCGGAAATCGCGCGGAGGACTTCCATCCTAACTGCGGGTTACGGATATTGTACTTGGTTCGGGTAGCAGGACTAAACTGCGAATGTCGAACTTCGCCTGCCGTAGCTCGAATTTATGGTAGTCCAAGGCAGCACTTCAATCGGTGGGCTATCACGTCAACGTTCACTCAAAAATGACAACATTTTGAATTCAGACGTCTTCGAACAGTCCACCTCCTAACGCCATTGTTGTGGGTGGAGCATCGCGCTAGCTTTTCAAACGTACCCTACCAACCATCACCTGAGCTTTAATGACCAGAATGTAATGCCAACTTGATTATGGAAGTTATACACTATTatatcatattattatttatttttatcgtaACACAATGGTACATTAGttatatatataatgtttggttattgcaattttaacaTATGATATGACgaagatttttatcaaaataatgtaaccataatttttaaggTGTCAAATTCCTTGCCTAGACcagtattaaatttgttaagtGGCCAACGGTGGCCAACTTGTTTTTCGGTATTTGTGGTAGGAGAGGcgggacaaaattttaaatagtatagcgtcttggtgccgtaaaaatcgcgcatgtgttcttggtgtacccgtaaaaagcgcgcatgtgtttttggtgtacccgtaaaaagcgcgcatgtGTAAAGTTGCGCATCTGAAAAAGTGCGTAAGTAACAGTGGGttaccaaacacatttttttttaaattttaaatttttggcgccTATTACATGCCCCATCCAAATATTATGCTCCTCTGACAGCAGGAACATCATCTAGTGACAACGCCAATAAGTAAGGATAGTAGCCGGCAGCCGCGTAAACA
It encodes:
- the Spase12 gene encoding signal peptidase complex subunit 1; amino-acid sequence: MDFINSIPTHMDYDGQKRAENLSRLIITLFGVVGLVWGYIIQQFSQTVYILGAGFVLACLLTVPPWPMYRRKPLQWQKQKESESTTHSKSKKKK
- the schlank gene encoding ceramide synthase 6 gives rise to the protein MEVLRAISDRFWSRHVWLPPNSTWEDVSKNDVIQHTISTDLIYPIPMALMVLVIRLVCERVMFAPLGVALGLKNVKSKRAPPNAVLEKAYAKIKGPHTHKLIQGLSKQLDISERQIERWLRLRRSQDRPTTLTKFCESSWRCFYYAISFTYGIYVLHDKVWFKDINHCWYNYPHQHLTNDLWWYYMTNMAFYWSLTFSQFFDVKRKDFWQMFVHHIATLLLMSFSWVCNLYRIGSLVIIVHDIADIFLDGAKAAKYANYQRICDCIFALFTCVWIVSRLIVYPFWIIKATSIEAPTVVEMFPAYYIFNSLLLLLLVLHIGWTYLILRIVQNSIMAGKMDGDVRSSSSDDEFPSPITDDDLTKSNNHNSTPTKNGKLN
- the Rpn2 gene encoding 26S proteasome non-ATPase regulatory subunit 1; the protein is MMITSAAGILSLLSEPMPELKIYALKQLDTIVDQFWPEISEAIEKIEILYEDQNFSQRKLAALVASKVYFHLGSFEDSLTYALGAGELFDVNSRTEYVDTIIAKCIDQYTAQRVRLAEAGDLNGGAIDERLTNIVRNMFDRCLAEGQYRQAIGIALETRSMDVFEDAITRAEDKAEMLSYAFKVAMSLIHQRKFRHEVLRSLVKLYRNLYTPDYVNMVQCLIYLEDPLSVAQLLTKLVQTNEDNALMAYQIAFDLYDSATQQFLGQVLQTLKASAPIPFDEKKEKVEGEKVVADLSQKSPEVREQQGRFEKLAKILSGTVTIELHLQFLIRTNHTDMLILKATKDAVRVSICHTATVIANAFMHSGTTSDQFLRENLEWLARATNWAKLTATASLGVVHRGHETDALTLMQSYLPKETGSSSGYSEGGGLYALGLIHANHGTAICDYLLQQLKDAQNEMVRHGGCLGLGLAAIGTHRQDAYEQLKYNLYQDDAVTGEAAGIAMGMVMLGSQSADAIGDMIGYAQETQHEKILRGLAVGISLTMYGRLEEADTLIDTLIGDKDPILRRSGMYTIAMAYCGTGHNEAIRKLLHVAVSDVNDDVRRAAVTGLGFLLFRTPEQCPSVVSLLAESYNPHVRYGAAMALGIACAGTGLKEAIALLDPMTNDPVNFVRQGALIASAMILVQQTEITCPKVKDFRALYAKVIVDKHEDVMSKYGAILAQGIIDAGGRNVTVTLQSRTGHTNMLAVVGVLVFTQYWYWFPLAHCLSLAFTPTCLVALNSQLKMPKLQFRSNAKPATYAYPPPLEEKKREEREKVATAALSFAARSRRNRGHGTSVAQETKMEVDEEETKEAKRKEKEAKEKKEEEKKEAEKKEEKKEEPNFEILQNPARVMRQQLKVLQISEGSSYAPMKDLSIGGIIMVRQSQPGSPEELVEPVAAFGPKIEEDNEPEPPEPFEYIDE